From one Cyanobacterium stanieri PCC 7202 genomic stretch:
- a CDS encoding Tetratricopeptide TPR_1 repeat-containing protein (PFAM: Tetratricopeptide repeat~InterPro IPR001440:IPR019734:IPR013026~KEGG: cyp:PCC8801_0882 TPR repeat-containing protein~PFAM: Tetratricopeptide TPR_1 repeat-containing protein~SMART: Tetratricopeptide repeat~SPTR: TPR repeat-containing protein): MIKKLWRWGTKKEESALDYEAQEGEESSQPKLFTDDKTLEYLFNQLLEGVAKGWTENRIEKFFQNLEPKITVDSWLVWLQKYGESLVNSLAPHYTIASRMVILGEKTSSLPFYRPVGDLAHEFANEILARKDGIQLEPINGNGDEDDAAEASSLADLLKLLQNDENFARKTARKLGLKNHEPGAIIDKLIKASNSSKEILLEVESITTDEEEELVDLEWVEHWFNLGLEKAEKGDLQGAIASWDKIIEVEPNLGQVWHNRGCALAYLQNYAEAIESFDHALDINVNDVESWHNRGNALYNLRQYPEALMSWERAIGIQPNHAMAWYHKGLVLEALGRFIEAKESYQQVKAIAPEFDAIEIRLQNLS; the protein is encoded by the coding sequence ATGATTAAAAAATTATGGCGCTGGGGTACTAAAAAAGAAGAATCAGCACTAGATTACGAAGCGCAAGAAGGGGAAGAATCTTCCCAGCCAAAATTGTTCACCGATGACAAAACCCTAGAATATCTTTTCAATCAACTATTAGAAGGAGTTGCCAAAGGATGGACAGAAAACCGCATCGAAAAATTTTTTCAAAATTTAGAACCGAAAATAACCGTCGATAGTTGGTTAGTGTGGTTACAAAAATATGGTGAAAGTTTAGTCAATTCCCTAGCACCTCATTACACCATCGCTTCTCGTATGGTCATCTTGGGTGAAAAAACTTCTTCCCTACCATTTTATCGTCCTGTGGGAGATTTAGCCCATGAGTTTGCCAATGAAATTTTAGCCCGTAAAGATGGTATTCAGCTAGAGCCTATTAATGGTAATGGGGATGAGGATGATGCCGCAGAGGCTAGTAGTTTGGCGGATTTACTCAAGTTGTTACAAAATGATGAAAATTTTGCCCGTAAAACTGCTCGTAAGTTGGGTTTAAAAAACCATGAACCGGGAGCTATTATTGATAAGTTAATTAAGGCTAGTAATTCGAGTAAGGAGATTTTGTTGGAGGTGGAGTCCATCACCACAGACGAAGAAGAGGAGTTAGTTGATTTAGAATGGGTAGAACATTGGTTTAATCTTGGTCTGGAAAAGGCGGAAAAGGGTGATCTGCAAGGGGCGATCGCCTCTTGGGACAAAATCATTGAGGTAGAACCTAATTTAGGACAAGTATGGCACAATAGGGGTTGTGCGCTGGCTTATTTACAAAATTATGCCGAAGCCATCGAATCTTTTGATCATGCCCTCGATATTAATGTTAACGATGTGGAATCTTGGCACAATCGGGGTAATGCCCTCTACAATCTCCGCCAATATCCAGAAGCCTTGATGAGTTGGGAAAGGGCGATCGGTATTCAACCCAACCACGCCATGGCATGGTACCATAAGGGCTTAGTATTAGAAGCCCTCGGGCGTTTTATCGAAGCAAAAGAATCTTATCAACAAGTAAAGGCGATCGCCCCTGAATTTGACGCAATCGAAATCCGTCTGCAAAACCTTTCCTAG
- a CDS encoding bifunctional deaminase-reductase domain protein (PFAM: RibD C-terminal domain~TIGRFAM: riboflavin-specific deaminase C-terminal domain~COGs: COG1985 Pyrimidine reductase riboflavin biosynthesis~InterPro IPR002734~KEGG: npu:Npun_F1237 deaminase-reductase domain-containing protein~PFAM: bifunctional deaminase-reductase domain protein~SPTR: Bifunctional deaminase-reductase-like protein), which translates to MANLPHITAILAMSADGKISTESAKPARFSSPQDLAHLEEQISLCDAIIFGANTLRAYGTTLTIKQPHLLAQRQERQQNPQPINIVCSASGNLETHYSFFEQPVKRILLTTQKGKENWNININRNDKKILFNDYLIIENKNKKIDWQPVFKHLKSININRVAVLGGGELIASILEKKLIDDLWLTVCPVILGGNQAPSPVGGNSFPQSIPLHLKRVKQVGEELFLNYQIIKN; encoded by the coding sequence ATGGCAAACCTTCCCCACATTACCGCCATCCTCGCCATGAGTGCCGATGGCAAAATTAGCACCGAAAGTGCCAAACCAGCCCGATTTAGTAGCCCTCAAGATCTCGCCCACCTAGAAGAACAAATATCTCTCTGTGATGCCATCATCTTCGGTGCCAACACCCTCAGAGCCTACGGTACCACCCTGACCATTAAACAACCCCATCTCCTTGCCCAAAGACAAGAAAGACAACAAAACCCTCAACCCATTAATATAGTTTGCTCTGCTTCAGGCAACCTAGAAACCCATTATTCTTTTTTTGAACAACCAGTAAAAAGAATTTTATTAACAACCCAAAAAGGCAAAGAAAACTGGAATATTAATATTAATAGAAACGATAAAAAAATACTTTTCAATGATTATTTAATAATTGAAAATAAAAACAAAAAAATAGACTGGCAACCAGTATTTAAACACTTAAAAAGCATTAATATAAATCGTGTCGCCGTCCTCGGCGGAGGAGAATTAATCGCCTCCATATTAGAAAAAAAGCTGATTGATGATCTTTGGTTAACAGTTTGTCCAGTGATACTAGGAGGAAACCAAGCCCCCAGCCCCGTAGGCGGAAACTCCTTTCCCCAATCAATTCCCCTGCATTTAAAAAGAGTCAAACAAGTGGGAGAAGAACTATTTTTAAACTATCAAATAATCAAAAATTAA
- a CDS encoding serine O-acetyltransferase (PFAM: Bacterial transferase hexapeptide (three repeats)~TIGRFAM: serine O-acetyltransferase~COGs: COG1045 Serine acetyltransferase~InterPro IPR018357:IPR001451:IPR005881~KEGG: cyc:PCC7424_3701 serine O-acetyltransferase~SPTR: Serine O-acetyltransferase;~TIGRFAM: serine O-acetyltransferase): MLSSIISDFKIIFERDPAARNWLEVLLCYPGLQAVVLHRFSHWLYRLGVPFIPRFLSHLGRFFTGIEIHPGAQLGQGVFIDHGMGVVIGETAILGDYCLIYQGVTLGGTGKDTGKRHPTLGENVVVGAGAKVLGNLLIGNNVRIGAGSVVLRDVPSECTVVGIPGRIVYRSGVKVNPLEHGNLPDSEATVIRGLIDRIESLEQEIAELKEEQGVMVDR; encoded by the coding sequence GTGCTATCATCAATCATTTCTGATTTTAAAATTATCTTTGAGCGAGATCCTGCCGCCCGTAACTGGTTAGAAGTCTTATTATGTTATCCCGGTTTACAGGCAGTGGTTTTGCACCGCTTTTCTCATTGGTTATACCGCTTAGGAGTTCCTTTTATTCCTCGTTTTCTCTCCCATTTGGGTCGCTTTTTCACGGGTATTGAAATTCACCCAGGGGCGCAGTTGGGGCAAGGGGTATTTATTGATCATGGTATGGGAGTTGTGATTGGTGAGACTGCCATTTTGGGGGATTATTGCCTTATTTATCAGGGTGTTACCCTCGGTGGTACAGGAAAAGATACGGGTAAACGTCACCCTACCCTCGGTGAAAACGTGGTAGTTGGTGCAGGTGCGAAGGTTTTGGGTAATTTGTTGATCGGAAATAATGTTCGCATTGGTGCTGGTTCGGTGGTTTTGCGGGATGTACCTTCTGAGTGTACTGTGGTAGGTATTCCTGGCAGAATTGTATATCGTTCTGGGGTGAAGGTTAATCCCCTCGAACATGGTAATTTACCTGACTCTGAGGCGACTGTAATCAGGGGCTTAATTGATAGAATCGAGTCTTTGGAGCAGGAAATTGCGGAGTTAAAAGAGGAACAAGGGGTAATGGTTGATCGTTAA
- a CDS encoding hypothetical protein (KEGG: gga:421808 mitogen-activated protein kinase kinase kinase 7~SPTR: Putative uncharacterized protein): MAPSKKHSPDYLKSRMGTFLSPLFLASIVVLGIIGIAAWQLIAINNQFREASRRTPAPSRSGASVDIEVENVEDTEEGTAENPIDPNNATTDPDSLSSPEDQPLAEDPLDSDIREVNLFGSDDTVERRNAPTAPNQSRLYDQVLSLPRISPQITPSVGNGNGNANLQGLLSPEFNQQRQTSSQQIPIAPSPLNQAVSNVMGNYNSNRNIPQSQTPPMQNNIPSGGQYYSPPIQTNNVPSSVSPTVNPWTPTPQGMNQNQGSSVPPIGQVSRTNESPF, from the coding sequence ATGGCACCATCCAAAAAACACTCCCCCGATTATCTCAAGTCAAGAATGGGAACCTTTTTAAGCCCTTTGTTTCTGGCTTCCATTGTCGTCTTGGGAATTATCGGCATTGCTGCTTGGCAATTAATAGCTATTAACAACCAATTCAGAGAAGCTAGTAGAAGAACCCCCGCCCCATCTCGATCTGGTGCATCCGTTGATATTGAGGTGGAAAATGTGGAGGACACCGAAGAGGGAACTGCTGAAAATCCCATTGATCCGAATAATGCCACTACTGACCCCGACAGCTTATCTTCCCCAGAAGATCAGCCCCTCGCAGAAGATCCCCTCGATTCAGATATTAGGGAAGTGAATTTATTTGGTTCTGATGATACCGTGGAAAGGAGAAATGCCCCCACTGCGCCTAATCAAAGTCGGTTGTACGATCAAGTATTATCTCTTCCCCGTATCTCTCCTCAAATCACTCCCTCTGTGGGTAATGGTAATGGTAATGCTAATTTACAAGGGTTACTAAGTCCTGAATTTAATCAACAAAGACAAACTAGCTCACAACAGATTCCTATTGCCCCTAGTCCCCTAAATCAGGCGGTGAGTAATGTTATGGGTAACTATAACTCTAATCGTAATATTCCCCAATCTCAAACTCCTCCTATGCAGAATAATATTCCGAGTGGTGGACAATACTATTCTCCTCCCATTCAAACTAATAATGTGCCATCTAGCGTTAGCCCCACTGTAAATCCTTGGACTCCCACTCCTCAAGGTATGAATCAAAATCAAGGGAGCAGTGTTCCTCCCATTGGTCAAGTTTCCAGAACCAATGAATCTCCTTTTTAA
- a CDS encoding permease YjgP/YjgQ family protein (PFAM: Predicted permease YjgP/YjgQ family~COGs: COG0795 permease~InterPro IPR005495~KEGG: cyt:cce_2027 putative permease YjgP/YjgQ~PFAM: permease YjgP/YjgQ family protein~SPTR: Putative permease YjgP/YjgQ): MEDKQKITTFKFHISLMDKYILSELIMPFLFGIGLFTALGLSIGTLFELIRRVTESGLFVGVAFQVFLLRMPEFIVLAFPMSLLLATLVAYSRLSSDSEIIALRSVGINLFRLVIPALILSLFITGMTFFINDVVTPSANRQATITLQNALTQVRPDLNERNILYPEYADIVRDDGSVNYGLARLFYAEEFNGDEMKYLTILDFSREGVNQVLTAETARWNISENIWDFFNGTIYVIAMDGSSKNVVRFQHQQLALPRAPLDFANRPLSYDEMSIGQAQQYLNIARLEGNLDEARRLAVKIQSKIALPFVCIVFTMMGSALGIRPQNTGKAKSFGICIALILVYYVLSFMGESFAISGLMSPFMGAWLGNLIGLGIGGWLLYTNTR; encoded by the coding sequence ATGGAAGATAAACAAAAAATCACCACCTTTAAATTCCATATTTCCCTCATGGATAAGTATATTCTTTCCGAGCTAATCATGCCCTTCCTCTTCGGAATTGGTCTATTTACAGCGCTCGGACTATCCATTGGTACATTATTTGAACTAATTCGCCGAGTAACCGAATCAGGGCTCTTTGTAGGAGTCGCCTTTCAAGTGTTTTTGTTGAGGATGCCAGAATTTATCGTCCTCGCCTTTCCCATGTCATTGCTTCTTGCCACCCTAGTCGCCTACAGTCGTCTTTCTAGCGATAGTGAAATCATCGCCCTCAGAAGTGTAGGTATCAATCTATTTCGTCTGGTTATTCCTGCCCTCATACTCAGTCTATTCATCACAGGAATGACATTTTTTATCAATGATGTGGTTACACCTTCTGCCAACCGACAAGCCACCATCACCCTGCAAAATGCCCTTACCCAAGTTCGACCAGATTTGAACGAACGTAATATTTTATATCCTGAATATGCTGATATTGTCAGAGACGATGGCAGTGTCAATTACGGGTTAGCAAGGCTTTTTTATGCCGAAGAATTTAACGGCGATGAAATGAAATATTTAACCATCCTCGACTTTTCTAGGGAAGGAGTCAATCAAGTATTAACCGCCGAAACCGCACGCTGGAACATCAGCGAAAATATTTGGGATTTTTTCAACGGCACCATTTATGTCATTGCCATGGATGGTAGTTCAAAAAATGTAGTTCGTTTTCAACACCAACAACTAGCCCTGCCCCGAGCGCCCCTAGACTTTGCCAATCGTCCCCTCAGTTATGACGAAATGAGCATTGGTCAAGCTCAACAATACTTAAACATCGCCAGACTAGAAGGAAACTTAGACGAAGCCAGAAGATTAGCTGTCAAAATCCAAAGCAAAATTGCCCTCCCTTTTGTTTGTATCGTTTTTACCATGATGGGTTCAGCCCTTGGCATCCGTCCCCAAAACACGGGTAAAGCCAAAAGTTTCGGAATCTGTATCGCCCTTATCTTAGTTTATTATGTACTCTCTTTTATGGGAGAATCCTTCGCTATTTCTGGTCTTATGAGTCCATTTATGGGAGCTTGGTTAGGTAATCTTATTGGTTTAGGGATAGGAGGGTGGCTTCTTTATACCAACACAAGATAG
- a CDS encoding ABC transporter related protein (PFAM: ABC transporter~COGs: COG1137 ABC-type (unclassified) transport system ATPase component~InterPro IPR003439:IPR003593~KEGG: syp:SYNPCC7002_A0769 ABC-type transport protein~PFAM: ABC transporter related~SMART: AAA ATPase~SPTR: ABC-type transport protein), with protein MQLTLKNIHKSYGKRSIVNRVNLKVSQGEIVGLLGPNGAGKTTTFYITTGLVMPNQGEVNLDNQDITSLKLNQRAKLGIGYLTQQASIFRNLTVRENIELVLEQTNLSSRTRTIRLKQLIEDFRLEKVVNTKGSQVSGGERRRTELARALAVGREGPKFLLLDEPFAGVDPIAVSEIQQIIDDLKNKGMGILITDHNVRETLAITGRSYIMREGQILASGTAEELYNNPLVRQYYLGDNFKV; from the coding sequence ATGCAATTAACACTGAAGAACATTCATAAATCCTATGGCAAAAGATCCATAGTCAATCGAGTTAACCTCAAAGTATCCCAAGGAGAAATCGTTGGTTTATTAGGTCCTAATGGAGCAGGTAAAACAACTACATTCTATATCACCACAGGATTAGTGATGCCCAATCAGGGAGAAGTAAACCTAGACAACCAAGATATTACCTCCCTCAAGCTCAACCAAAGGGCAAAACTAGGTATCGGTTATCTTACCCAACAAGCCAGTATTTTTCGTAACCTCACCGTCAGAGAAAATATTGAATTAGTCCTAGAACAAACCAACCTTTCCTCCCGTACCCGTACCATCAGACTAAAACAACTCATAGAAGACTTCCGCCTCGAAAAAGTAGTTAATACCAAAGGTTCTCAAGTCTCGGGAGGAGAAAGAAGACGCACCGAATTAGCTCGTGCCTTAGCCGTTGGTAGAGAAGGACCCAAGTTTTTGCTCCTCGATGAACCTTTTGCGGGGGTTGATCCCATTGCCGTATCCGAAATTCAACAGATTATTGATGATCTCAAAAATAAAGGCATGGGAATTTTGATCACAGATCATAATGTTAGAGAAACCCTTGCCATTACGGGGCGATCGTATATCATGCGAGAAGGGCAAATTTTAGCATCAGGCACCGCCGAAGAACTATATAACAATCCCCTTGTTCGACAATACTATCTAGGAGATAACTTTAAAGTCTAG
- a CDS encoding OstA family protein (PFAM: OstA-like protein~COGs: COG1934 conserved hypothetical protein~InterPro IPR005653~KEGG: syn:slr0250 hypothetical protein~PFAM: OstA family protein~SPTR: OstA family protein): MKPKKYYPLLISTAIISTLITTISPNLDQNNLEVQAQTSNRQALTVRSDVQEANSETGVITARGNVYIDYPSRNIQATAAQAQFFSQERRLVLNGNVQVIQDGNSMRAETMTYLIDEGRFIATPQNQRQVESVYLIEENNL, from the coding sequence ATGAAACCAAAAAAATACTATCCCCTGCTGATTTCCACCGCCATTATAAGTACCCTCATCACCACCATCAGCCCCAACCTAGACCAAAATAACCTAGAAGTCCAAGCCCAAACCAGCAACAGACAAGCTCTCACCGTACGCTCCGACGTACAAGAAGCCAACTCAGAAACAGGGGTGATTACCGCAAGGGGTAACGTTTATATCGACTATCCCTCCCGCAACATTCAAGCCACCGCCGCCCAAGCTCAGTTTTTTAGCCAAGAAAGAAGATTAGTACTAAACGGTAACGTGCAAGTCATCCAAGACGGTAATAGCATGAGAGCCGAAACCATGACTTACCTTATCGACGAAGGAAGATTTATCGCCACCCCCCAAAACCAAAGACAAGTAGAATCCGTATACCTAATTGAGGAAAACAACCTTTAA
- a CDS encoding fibrillin (PFAM: PAP_fibrillin~KEGG: syn:sll1568 fibrillin~SPTR: Fibrillin) — protein MNAKTNLLGAIARCNGKTSTSDNDKIEILSAIEELEDNNPNPQPLQKRDLLDGDWQLLYTSSKNLFGLNNIPLVEIENIYQSINTSTQKIYNIAEIKGLPLLDSVMVVIAHLKVESDKKVNVKFERTIVTLKNWLKYLSPQDLIRQISQKKHIFPLDINLNQALDAITNTNGWLETTYLDHDLRISRGNQGNIFVLSKI, from the coding sequence ATGAATGCGAAAACTAATTTATTAGGGGCGATCGCCCGTTGTAACGGAAAAACAAGCACCTCTGACAACGATAAAATTGAGATTTTAAGTGCCATCGAAGAACTAGAAGACAATAATCCGAACCCCCAACCGTTGCAAAAACGAGATCTTCTCGACGGAGATTGGCAGTTACTCTATACCTCCAGCAAAAATTTATTTGGCTTAAATAATATTCCCCTTGTGGAAATAGAGAATATTTATCAATCCATCAATACCTCCACCCAAAAAATTTATAACATTGCCGAAATCAAAGGATTACCCTTATTAGATAGTGTGATGGTAGTTATTGCCCATTTGAAAGTCGAGTCCGACAAAAAAGTTAATGTCAAATTTGAGCGTACCATTGTCACCCTCAAAAATTGGCTCAAATATTTATCTCCCCAAGATTTGATCAGACAAATTAGTCAGAAAAAACATATTTTTCCCCTCGACATTAACCTCAATCAAGCCTTAGACGCCATCACTAATACCAATGGTTGGTTAGAAACCACCTATTTAGACCATGATTTGCGTATTAGTCGAGGTAATCAAGGGAACATATTTGTTCTTTCCAAAATCTAA
- a CDS encoding hypothetical protein (PFAM: Protein of unknown function (DUF3134)~KEGG: cyt:cce_0911 hypothetical protein~SPTR: Putative uncharacterized protein), with amino-acid sequence MKNPALRKEKRYEPAPVIPLKQEGSILEWLESNNKIIYREEKEEKTNIVPVPEDEEIAELIDGDDDDFDNDLDDDDSDVDDDII; translated from the coding sequence ATGAAAAATCCTGCACTGCGTAAAGAAAAGCGCTACGAACCGGCGCCTGTGATTCCTTTAAAACAGGAAGGTTCCATTTTAGAGTGGTTGGAAAGTAATAATAAAATTATTTATCGGGAGGAGAAAGAAGAAAAAACTAACATCGTACCCGTACCCGAAGATGAGGAAATCGCAGAACTCATTGACGGTGATGATGATGATTTTGATAACGACTTAGATGATGATGATTCCGATGTAGATGATGATATTATCTAA
- a CDS encoding ribosome-binding factor A (PFAM: Ribosome-binding factor A~TIGRFAM: ribosome-binding factor A~COGs: COG0858 Ribosome-binding factor A~InterPro IPR020053:IPR000238~KEGG: syp:SYNPCC7002_A0074 ribosome-binding factor A~PFAM: ribosome-binding factor A~SPTR: Ribosome-binding factor A;~TIGRFAM: ribosome-binding factor A) has translation MANSRRIEKVSSLIKREVSQMLISEIKDDRVGAGMVSITHVEVSGDLQHAKIFVSIYGTAEAKRETMEGLKACTPFVRRSLGQKISLRHTPEIRFREDSSLEKGDQLIQLINRITPLEEEEIGAEE, from the coding sequence ATGGCTAATAGTCGTCGTATTGAAAAGGTATCTTCTCTGATTAAAAGAGAAGTCAGTCAGATGTTGATTAGTGAAATAAAAGATGATCGTGTCGGTGCAGGGATGGTAAGTATTACCCACGTCGAAGTTTCTGGGGACTTACAACACGCTAAAATCTTCGTCAGTATCTACGGAACTGCAGAGGCAAAAAGGGAAACCATGGAGGGTTTAAAAGCCTGTACTCCTTTTGTTCGTCGTAGTTTAGGGCAGAAAATCAGTTTACGTCATACTCCCGAAATTAGATTTAGGGAAGATTCATCCTTAGAAAAAGGAGATCAACTGATTCAATTAATCAATCGTATTACTCCCCTTGAGGAGGAAGAAATAGGCGCCGAGGAATAG
- a CDS encoding protein of unknown function DUF751 (PFAM: Protein of unknown function (DUF751)~InterPro IPR008470~KEGG: syp:SYNPCC7002_A2567 hypothetical protein~PFAM: protein of unknown function DUF751~SPTR: Putative uncharacterized protein) produces MDGFWENVLRYPRYMVSLILGIFIFLWEQIKPLFKNPVTGIAIFGVLIGIFSFLYFTLEAMLGISST; encoded by the coding sequence ATGGATGGTTTTTGGGAAAATGTCCTACGTTATCCTCGCTATATGGTGAGTTTAATTTTAGGAATATTCATTTTTTTATGGGAACAAATTAAACCTTTATTCAAAAATCCTGTGACAGGAATTGCTATTTTTGGAGTTTTAATTGGGATTTTTTCTTTCCTTTATTTTACCCTAGAAGCAATGTTAGGTATTAGCAGCACCTAA
- a CDS encoding response regulator receiver (PFAM: Response regulator receiver domain~InterPro IPR001789~KEGG: cyt:cce_4196 two-component response regulator~PFAM: response regulator receiver~SMART: response regulator receiver~SPTR: Two-component response regulator) encodes MSDINDSFKVAIPQFVGTRQAHLFKTLKAPQFTGKLIFTARDNTQWVFSMYLGRISYATGGVHPCRRWRRNVNKFAPEALQLLDTFDPQFFNNQTFVNNWEYNLFSFLIDQKVFNPLTTNKIIRNIVQEILFDLTRAMEVNFDIVEDKNPLSPLVFIDTEPIIVEVWQDWQKWLGAKLADRSPNQAPVIRQQVELQKRTSPTTYQIMKKLFNGKNTLRDLHSQLNQDIVSMTRMMNPYFQLGLIELIATEDIPFPWLIKSKASSLHGDGNKALCITEEEEVVNGMKNTINELSFNFTSFRDGELAIAFAQKNPPEIIFVDLEINSISAYDIISKFKKVPSLQNIPIILITEDLTKIQPQDYQSVGFCDVLIKPLHQQHIIKVVNKNTRSSD; translated from the coding sequence ATGTCGGATATAAATGACTCTTTTAAAGTCGCAATTCCTCAATTTGTTGGCACTCGCCAGGCTCATTTATTTAAAACCTTAAAGGCTCCTCAGTTTACGGGAAAACTGATTTTTACCGCTAGAGATAATACTCAGTGGGTTTTTTCTATGTATTTGGGGCGGATCTCTTATGCTACAGGAGGAGTACATCCTTGTAGGCGATGGCGTAGAAATGTCAATAAATTTGCGCCCGAAGCACTCCAACTATTAGATACTTTTGATCCTCAGTTTTTTAATAACCAAACCTTTGTTAATAATTGGGAATATAATTTATTTTCTTTTCTGATTGATCAAAAAGTATTTAATCCTTTAACGACTAATAAAATTATTCGTAATATTGTCCAAGAAATTTTATTTGATTTAACCAGAGCAATGGAGGTTAATTTTGATATTGTAGAAGATAAAAATCCTCTTTCTCCATTGGTTTTTATTGATACTGAACCAATTATTGTAGAGGTTTGGCAAGATTGGCAAAAATGGTTGGGAGCCAAATTAGCAGATAGATCCCCAAATCAAGCCCCTGTTATTCGTCAGCAAGTTGAGTTACAAAAAAGAACCTCCCCGACCACTTATCAAATAATGAAAAAGTTGTTTAATGGTAAGAATACTTTGCGAGATTTACATAGTCAGTTAAATCAAGATATTGTTTCTATGACTAGGATGATGAATCCTTATTTTCAGTTGGGTTTAATTGAATTGATTGCGACGGAGGATATTCCTTTCCCTTGGTTGATTAAGTCTAAGGCATCTTCTCTCCACGGTGATGGTAACAAGGCTTTATGTATTACAGAGGAGGAAGAGGTTGTTAATGGTATGAAAAATACTATCAATGAATTGAGCTTTAATTTTACTTCGTTTCGGGATGGAGAATTGGCGATCGCCTTTGCCCAAAAAAATCCTCCCGAAATCATTTTTGTGGACTTGGAAATAAATTCTATTAGTGCCTATGATATTATCAGTAAATTTAAGAAAGTTCCTAGTTTACAAAATATTCCCATTATCCTCATTACCGAAGACCTAACCAAAATTCAACCCCAAGATTATCAATCCGTGGGCTTTTGTGATGTTCTGATTAAACCCCTTCATCAGCAACACATCATTAAGGTGGTCAATAAAAATACTCGCTCTAGTGATTAA
- a CDS encoding hypothetical protein (KEGG: cyc:PCC7424_3143 CopG domain protein DNA-binding domain protein~SPTR: CopG domain protein DNA-binding domain protein), with translation MTTKSKRLGIKLSETRFNKLKEYAQQKDVTMTQIIESYIDRISLDKTKKAD, from the coding sequence ATGACAACAAAAAGTAAAAGATTAGGAATCAAGTTATCAGAAACAAGATTTAATAAGCTAAAAGAATATGCCCAACAAAAAGATGTAACAATGACACAAATCATTGAATCTTACATTGATCGCATAAGCCTAGATAAAACAAAAAAGGCAGATTAA